The Echeneis naucrates chromosome 10, fEcheNa1.1, whole genome shotgun sequence genome has a window encoding:
- the leprotl1 gene encoding leptin receptor overlapping transcript-like 1 isoform X2, whose translation MRTGRGFMGFLFRALISLSFGGAIGLMFLMLGCALPVYDRYWPLFLLFFYILSPIPYCISRRVVDDTDSASNACKELAIFLTTGIVISAFGLPIVFARAEVIAWGACALVLTGNVVIFGTILGFFLVFGSNDDFSWQQW comes from the exons ATGAGAACCGGTCGTGG TTTTATGGGCTTTTTGTTTCGTG CTCTCATCAGCCTGTCCTTTGGGGGGGCTATTGGCCTCATGTTCCTCATGCTAGGATGTGCCCTCCCTGTGTATGA cagatacTGGCCtttgttcctcctcttcttctacATCCTCTCTCCCATCCCTTACTGCATCTCACGGAGGGTAGTTGATGACACAGACTCGGCCAGCAACGCCTGCAAAGAGCTGGCCATCTTCCTCACGACAGGCATCGTCATTTCAGCTTTTGGCCTGCCCATTGTCTTCGCAAGAGCTGAAGTT ATCGCTTGGGGCGCGTGTGCGCTCGTGCTAACAGGCAATGTAGTCATCTTCGGGACCATCCTGGGCTTCTTCCTTGTCTTTGGATCAAATGACGACTTCAGTTGGCAGCAGTGGTAA
- the leprotl1 gene encoding leptin receptor overlapping transcript-like 1 isoform X1, giving the protein MAGIKALISLSFGGAIGLMFLMLGCALPVYDRYWPLFLLFFYILSPIPYCISRRVVDDTDSASNACKELAIFLTTGIVISAFGLPIVFARAEVIAWGACALVLTGNVVIFGTILGFFLVFGSNDDFSWQQW; this is encoded by the exons ATGGCCGGGATTAAAG CTCTCATCAGCCTGTCCTTTGGGGGGGCTATTGGCCTCATGTTCCTCATGCTAGGATGTGCCCTCCCTGTGTATGA cagatacTGGCCtttgttcctcctcttcttctacATCCTCTCTCCCATCCCTTACTGCATCTCACGGAGGGTAGTTGATGACACAGACTCGGCCAGCAACGCCTGCAAAGAGCTGGCCATCTTCCTCACGACAGGCATCGTCATTTCAGCTTTTGGCCTGCCCATTGTCTTCGCAAGAGCTGAAGTT ATCGCTTGGGGCGCGTGTGCGCTCGTGCTAACAGGCAATGTAGTCATCTTCGGGACCATCCTGGGCTTCTTCCTTGTCTTTGGATCAAATGACGACTTCAGTTGGCAGCAGTGGTAA
- the LOC115050119 gene encoding early endosome antigen 1 isoform X2 — protein MSMRRFFRAHRDEDYSQIQYLTAKCTRLAHDKVVLDREFLMCRERERKLQVELEATNVRLLQQEQVNVELRMKQGQLVGRIHQQQDLVNSLQQRVVLLVEESSWDAELLQQVGAELLCLQRSEMKLEGLVEGLHAEAERRAEVAESLQAELRTEAQRRIELTESLQEELRSKTAEVQELQDLNKTLTEELKDSCNAHRKEVRELQQVNEGSLKKLQETAEQFEWLCHQQRNWMCCVKRFKDCLMEEREALVQQVRRLEKEAEKLRTRSGDDDRTQSLLRRLQDGELRDGTTSWGVDAVSEVEKSDPLYEQLITQVGSPINGHQKPP, from the exons ATGAGCATGAGGAGGTTTTTCAGAGCGCACCGGGACGAGGACTACAGTCAGATCCAGTATCTGACGGCCAAGTGCACCCGCCTGGCTCATGACAAAG TGGTGCTGGACAGGGAGTTCCTGAtgtgcagagagagggagaggaagctgCAGGTCGAGCTGGAGGCCACAAACGTTCGACTCCTCCAACAGGAGCAAGTTAATGTCGAGCTGAGGATGAAGCAGGGCCAGCTGGTCGGCAGGATCCACCAGCAACAG GACCTGGTGAACTCCCTGCAGCAGCGTGTGGTCCTGCTGGTGGAGGAGAGCTCCTGGGAcgcagagctgctgcagcaggtcgGCGCCGAGCTGCTGTGCCTGCAACGCTCCGAGATGAAGCTGGAGGGCCTGGTGGAGGGGCTGCACGCAGAGGCAGAGCGCAGGGCTGAGGTGGCGGAAAGCCTCCAGGCGGAGCTGCGCACTGAGGCACAACGCAGGATTGAATTGACGGAGAGTCTCCAGGAAGAGCTGCGCAG TAAGACAGCGGAGGTGCAGGAGCTGCAAGACCTCAACAAAACTCTGACGGAGGAGCTGAAGGATTCGTGCAACGCTCATCGGAAGGAG GTGAGagaactgcagcaggtgaacGAGGGAAGTCTGAAGAAACTCCAGGAAACAGCGGAGCAGTTTGAGTGGCTTTGTCATCAACAGCGCAACTGGATGTGTTGCGTGAAGAG attCAAAGATTGtctgatggaggagagagaagctcTGGTGCAGCAGGTCAGAAGGCTGGAAAAGGAAGCTGAGAAACTGAGGACGCGTTCCGGAGATGACGATCGCACACAGAGTCTGCTCCGCCGCCTGCAGGATGGCGAGCTGCGTGACGG cacaacatcATGGGGCGTAGATGCAGTTTCTGAGGTGGAGAAGTCCGACCCATTGTATGAGCAGCTCATTACTCAG GTGGGGAGTCCTATCAACGGACACCAAAAACCTCCTTGA
- the LOC115050119 gene encoding early endosome antigen 1 isoform X1 has protein sequence MSMRRFFRAHRDEDYSQIQYLTAKCTRLAHDKVVLDREFLMCRERERKLQVELEATNVRLLQQEQVNVELRMKQGQLVGRIHQQQDLVNSLQQRVVLLVEESSWDAELLQQVGAELLCLQRSEMKLEGLVEGLHAEAERRAEVAESLQAELRTEAQRRIELTESLQEELRSKTAEVQELQDLNKTLTEELKDSCNAHRKEVRELQQVNEGSLKKLQETAEQFEWLCHQQRNWMCCVKRFKDCLMEEREALVQQVRRLEKEAEKLRTRSGDDDRTQSLLRRLQDGELRDGSTTSWGVDAVSEVEKSDPLYEQLITQVGSPINGHQKPP, from the exons ATGAGCATGAGGAGGTTTTTCAGAGCGCACCGGGACGAGGACTACAGTCAGATCCAGTATCTGACGGCCAAGTGCACCCGCCTGGCTCATGACAAAG TGGTGCTGGACAGGGAGTTCCTGAtgtgcagagagagggagaggaagctgCAGGTCGAGCTGGAGGCCACAAACGTTCGACTCCTCCAACAGGAGCAAGTTAATGTCGAGCTGAGGATGAAGCAGGGCCAGCTGGTCGGCAGGATCCACCAGCAACAG GACCTGGTGAACTCCCTGCAGCAGCGTGTGGTCCTGCTGGTGGAGGAGAGCTCCTGGGAcgcagagctgctgcagcaggtcgGCGCCGAGCTGCTGTGCCTGCAACGCTCCGAGATGAAGCTGGAGGGCCTGGTGGAGGGGCTGCACGCAGAGGCAGAGCGCAGGGCTGAGGTGGCGGAAAGCCTCCAGGCGGAGCTGCGCACTGAGGCACAACGCAGGATTGAATTGACGGAGAGTCTCCAGGAAGAGCTGCGCAG TAAGACAGCGGAGGTGCAGGAGCTGCAAGACCTCAACAAAACTCTGACGGAGGAGCTGAAGGATTCGTGCAACGCTCATCGGAAGGAG GTGAGagaactgcagcaggtgaacGAGGGAAGTCTGAAGAAACTCCAGGAAACAGCGGAGCAGTTTGAGTGGCTTTGTCATCAACAGCGCAACTGGATGTGTTGCGTGAAGAG attCAAAGATTGtctgatggaggagagagaagctcTGGTGCAGCAGGTCAGAAGGCTGGAAAAGGAAGCTGAGAAACTGAGGACGCGTTCCGGAGATGACGATCGCACACAGAGTCTGCTCCGCCGCCTGCAGGATGGCGAGCTGCGTGACGG cagcacaacatcATGGGGCGTAGATGCAGTTTCTGAGGTGGAGAAGTCCGACCCATTGTATGAGCAGCTCATTACTCAG GTGGGGAGTCCTATCAACGGACACCAAAAACCTCCTTGA
- the LOC115050119 gene encoding early endosome antigen 1 isoform X3, with protein sequence MCRERERKLQVELEATNVRLLQQEQVNVELRMKQGQLVGRIHQQQDLVNSLQQRVVLLVEESSWDAELLQQVGAELLCLQRSEMKLEGLVEGLHAEAERRAEVAESLQAELRTEAQRRIELTESLQEELRSKTAEVQELQDLNKTLTEELKDSCNAHRKEVRELQQVNEGSLKKLQETAEQFEWLCHQQRNWMCCVKRFKDCLMEEREALVQQVRRLEKEAEKLRTRSGDDDRTQSLLRRLQDGELRDGSTTSWGVDAVSEVEKSDPLYEQLITQVGSPINGHQKPP encoded by the exons AtgtgcagagagagggagaggaagctgCAGGTCGAGCTGGAGGCCACAAACGTTCGACTCCTCCAACAGGAGCAAGTTAATGTCGAGCTGAGGATGAAGCAGGGCCAGCTGGTCGGCAGGATCCACCAGCAACAG GACCTGGTGAACTCCCTGCAGCAGCGTGTGGTCCTGCTGGTGGAGGAGAGCTCCTGGGAcgcagagctgctgcagcaggtcgGCGCCGAGCTGCTGTGCCTGCAACGCTCCGAGATGAAGCTGGAGGGCCTGGTGGAGGGGCTGCACGCAGAGGCAGAGCGCAGGGCTGAGGTGGCGGAAAGCCTCCAGGCGGAGCTGCGCACTGAGGCACAACGCAGGATTGAATTGACGGAGAGTCTCCAGGAAGAGCTGCGCAG TAAGACAGCGGAGGTGCAGGAGCTGCAAGACCTCAACAAAACTCTGACGGAGGAGCTGAAGGATTCGTGCAACGCTCATCGGAAGGAG GTGAGagaactgcagcaggtgaacGAGGGAAGTCTGAAGAAACTCCAGGAAACAGCGGAGCAGTTTGAGTGGCTTTGTCATCAACAGCGCAACTGGATGTGTTGCGTGAAGAG attCAAAGATTGtctgatggaggagagagaagctcTGGTGCAGCAGGTCAGAAGGCTGGAAAAGGAAGCTGAGAAACTGAGGACGCGTTCCGGAGATGACGATCGCACACAGAGTCTGCTCCGCCGCCTGCAGGATGGCGAGCTGCGTGACGG cagcacaacatcATGGGGCGTAGATGCAGTTTCTGAGGTGGAGAAGTCCGACCCATTGTATGAGCAGCTCATTACTCAG GTGGGGAGTCCTATCAACGGACACCAAAAACCTCCTTGA